From Clavelina lepadiformis chromosome 9, kaClaLepa1.1, whole genome shotgun sequence, the proteins below share one genomic window:
- the LOC143470190 gene encoding general transcription factor 3C polypeptide 4-like, with amino-acid sequence MKQSKLNDWDKTFCLLNLHNKVVGSSCVEWCDNNDIIVATTKKIVSCDMALMNGGKKVHEPEFTIENVNIEETKRTVSKVVTEYIQEFESACFQSSNTAAFPDYNVYEILLDPVLFPMKNDVGTGYKSIKMSPSGLCKSGGQLLAAVSQNYSVHVCIKENDEVSRTWKEKCELSTILKHHLRSNPTLLGKHEAGCKTNALNLAKEKTAATALTYVAWSNLYHIDSQSVCFLVTSTLNGLIILWKIQADSTGNILAHIELAFQGRWKNVVSLSFCKHSQHMGYQRPSHPPSKLHVAVSNVDGELLCYSLDCTKDWQCSNETSVWSEPDKICVRQMHWFHIHHDESVMIIAKSNVIVVQKLNKNFEVVNDTYIHNAHDLPIVALSVFEGNDVLEIFSSSSDGSLIKFDLCTDPTPKLQQTAVLSKPDDVGTFNANHPTTFHGFTLSPNGAFVALLTSQPKIRLSIQVDNTAQLSLKRLLNPSQASEKFRQRIFLEGRSFSSCIDILEIVRQYYALSKTFECSLSVFLEQSINPKETNLAKLQMRWHLLIIKHKVKQFPRKSSNLEGMALGENQCKDLQLVEEVLVLKQMAKVLMAWFRNHLNEEIASANVPIVQLVNKLKSKKELLTEEEMEVISQIQSLPIYKELPYVMTCAISTLPISLSTEGISAVASDGSRWPVCCLTYTVLQGYEKRKCALSGLYAAVKATQPSWLQDILSSNCIFSDLPLM; translated from the exons ATGAAGCAGTCAAAGCTCAATGACTGggacaaaacattttgtctgTTAAATCTTCACAACAAGGTGGTTGGCTCATCATGTGTGGAATGGTGCGACAACAATGACATTATTGTGGCTACAACGAAAAAAATAGTTTCTTGTGACATGGCATTGATGAATGGTGGGAAAAAAGTGCATGAACCAGAATTCACCATTGAAAACGTCAACATCGAGGAAACAAAGCGAACTGTTAGTAAAGTGGTGACCGAATATATACAGGAATTTGAGTCAGCCTGCTTCCAGTCCTCTAACACTGCGGCATTTCCTGACTATAATGTATACGAG attcttctCGACCCCGTTTTATTTCCAATGAAAAATGATGTTGGCACAGGTTATAAAAGCATTAAGATGTCACCCAGTGGACTGTGCAAAAGTGGCGGACAATTGCTCGCCGCAGTATCTCAAAATTACAG TGTGCATGTATGCATCAAAGAAAATGATGAAGTCTCCCGTACTTGGAAAGAAAAATGTGAACtatcaacaattttgaaacatcATTTACGATCAAATCCAACTTTGCTTGGAAAACATGAGGCTGGTTGCAAAACCAATGCTCTTAACCTTGCGAAAGAAAAGACAGCTGCCACTGCACTAACATATGTGGCATGGTCTAATTTGTATCACATAGACTCCCAGTCAGTTTGCTTTTTGGTCACAAGTACACTGAATGGACTTattattttgtggaaaatcCAAGCAGACAGCACAGGAAACATTTTGGCGCATATAGAACTGGCCTTTCAAGGCAGATGGAAAAATGTTGTTTCTTTGTCTTTTTGTAAGCACAGCCAACACATGGGATACCAACGTCCATCCCATCCACCTTCTAAATTACATGTAGCAGTCTCAAATGTTGATGGTGAATTGCTGTGCTATTCACTTGACTGTACCAAAGATTGGCAGTGCTCTAATGAGACTTCTGTTTGGAGTGAACCTGACAAAATTTGTGTGAG ACAGATGCATTGGTTTCACATACATCATGATGAAAGTGTTATGATTATTGCAAAGTCAAATGTAATTGTCgtgcaaaaattaaataagAACTTCGAAGTTGTCAATGATACTTACATCCAT AATGCACATGATTTGCCTATCGTggcattgagtgtttttgaAGGAAATGATGtccttgaaatattttcaagcaGTAGCGATGGGAGTTTGATAAAGTTTGACCTTTGCACTGATCCGACTCCGAAGTTACAGCAAACTGCTGTTCTTTCTAAACCAGATG ATGTTGGGACATTTAATGCCAATCACCCAACAACTTTTCATGGGTTTACTCTTTCACCGAATGGTGCATTTGTGGCCCTTTTAACTTCACAGCCAAAAATTCGCCTAAGTATACAAGTCGACAATACAGCACAATTGTCACTAAAGCGATTGTTAAATCCATCACAG GCGTCTGAAAAGTTTCGGCAAAGAATTTTCTTGGAAGGACGTTCTTTTAGTTCATGCATTGATATTTTGGAGATTGTTCGACAATATTACGCCCTGTCGAAAACATTTGAATGCTCACTTTCCGTGTTCTTGGAACAATCCATCAACCCCAAAGAAACTAATCTAGCAAAACTGCAAATGAG ATGGCACTTGCTTATCATAAAGCACAAGGTAAAGCAATTTCCCCGAAAGAGCTCAAACTTAGAAGGAATGGCTTTGGGTGAAAATCAATGCAAAGATTTACAACTGGTGGAAGAAGTGTTAGTTTTGAAACAGATGGCAAAGGTTTTGATG gCGTGGTTCCGGAACCATCTAAATGAGGAGATTGCCTCTGCTAATGTACCTATAGTTCAATTGGTGAATAAGCTAAAATCCAAGAAAGAATTATTAACTGAAGAAGAAATGGAAGTCATATCCCAAATACAGTCTTTGCCTATCTACAAAGAGTTACCTTATGTAATGACTTGTGCCATCTCCACTTTACCTATCAGCCTGTCAACTGAAGGGATTTCTGCTGTTGCAAGTGATGGTTCAAG gtgGCCAGTTTGTTGCTTGACTTACACCGTCTTACAAGGTTATGAAAAACGAAAATGTGCTTTATCTGGTCTATATGCTGCTGTTAAAGCAACCCAGCCTTCTTGGTTGCAGGATATTTTGTCTTCGAACTGTATATTCAGCGATTTACCGTTAATGTGA
- the LOC143470193 gene encoding tRNA wybutosine-synthesizing protein 5-like — MIDSVPVDVRYNISEKEFQEEFELKRKPCVFKGMDIGPCMRKWSVNYLCEKGGSKMATVHVSDTPQMNFITKNFLYRQLPFSDVVQRASELTHSEYFSAPDEYYYFRSLGEDVRKDPSNIMEQFPEFKEDIKWPHYFPEDKFFSSVFRIASAGMQLWTHYDVMDNFLIQVNGRKKAVLFPPSDALNLYLKGDKSEVTDVDSINLDKYPNFANVTKYQCMLEPGDILYIPALWFHNVVAVEFGVAVNVFWKNLDKKYYDQKDPYGNKDLLPAARSMDILNRALKVLSELPDTYKDFYARKMVSKIESSAFVKND; from the coding sequence ATGATAGATTCGGTTCCTGTTGATGTACGTTACAATATCAGTGAGAAAGAGTTCCAAGAAGAATTTGAACTAAAACGAAAACCATGTGTTTTCAAAGGCATGGACATTGGACCTTGCATGCGAAAATGGTCTGTCAATTACTTGTGCGAAAAAGGTGGTTCGAAAATGGCGACAGTCCATGTTAGTGATACTCCTCAAatgaattttattacaaagaaCTTTTTATACCGTCAACTCCCATTTAGTGACGTTGTGCAAAGAGCATCAGAATTGACTCATAGCGAGTATTTTTCCGCCCCTGATGAATATTACTACTTCCGATCACTTGGTGAAGACGTGCGAAAAGACCCATCAAATATAATGGAGCAATTTCCAGAATTTAAAGAAGATATAAAATGGCCTCACTATTTTCCAGAGGACAAGTTCTTTTCGAGTGTATTTAGAATTGCTTCTGCCGGAATGCAGCTTTGGActcattatgatgtcatggATAATTTCTTGATTCAAGTAAATGGTCGTAAAAAAGCCGTTCTTTTTCCGCCTTCAGATGCCTTGAACTTGTATTTAAAGGGTGATAAGTCTGAAGTAACTGATGTCGATAGCATTAATTTAGACAAATATCCCAACTTTGCCAATGTCACAAAATATCAATGTATGCTTGAACCTGGTGACATTCTCTATATACCAGCTCTGTGGTTTCATAATGTGGTCGCTGTTGAATTCGGTGTTGCTGTAAATGTTTTCTGGAAAAACTTGGACAAGAAGTATTATGATCAAAAAGACCCTTACGGAAATAAAGATTTGCTTCCAGCAGCTCGTAGTATGGATATATTGAACAGGGCATTAAAAGTCTTAAGTGAATTGCCGGACACCTACAAAGACTTTTACGCTCGCAAGATGGTTTCTAAAATTGAATCAAGTGCCTTTGTGAAGAATGATTAA
- the LOC143470194 gene encoding uncharacterized protein LOC143470194, which produces MKPVDLPLYDECVKKSPIYKDEDTSLIELNISRCRVYLQEHSTPLQNAWSKVSSTAADTKYKIVSKLPKVTDPHALLTNTAVIGGAAGASILINRLLFPKAGMIRRILTPLTVGTLAAVYCYPDDAITVYRSAADSAFQKYDQFLEKGHELIKKRSD; this is translated from the exons ATGAAGCCAGTTGATTTGCCGTTGTATGATGAATGTGTGAAAAAATCTCCAATCTATAAAGATGAAGATACCAGCCTAATTGAGTTAAATATTTCAAG GTGTCGTGTCTATTTGCAAGAGCATAGCACACCACTGCAAAATGCCTGGAGTAAAGTTTCAAGTACAGCTGCTGACACGAAATACAAAATCGTATCGAAACTTCCAAAGGTTACTGACCCTCATGCCTTGTTAACCAACACTGCTGTCATTGGTGGTGCAGCTGGTGCAtctattttaataaatagaCTTCTATTCCCAAAAG CTGGAATGATTCGAAGAATTTTAACACCGTTGACTGTGGGAACTTTAGCTGCAGTTTACTGTTATCCTGACGACGCCATTACAGTATACAGGAGTGCTGCAGACAGTGCATTCCAGAAATATGatcaatttttagaaaaaggacatgaattaattaaaaaaagatcCGATTAA
- the LOC143470192 gene encoding uncharacterized protein LOC143470192, with protein MSSGDLSTESNLNKASGSSLEGTSAFISREPLIEGPTSSSNIPQDASASKTHPPKKFKYSKQTNAKQILDERAENALETLRQVLEEQSNLINELTANIEHTKNSLSSNNEDTSLNHEAKIVELEEEIAPLKEQIQTYSRETKEKDKQLMDLAEKYENILAKYISEKEEADRLRSIGSSVNSTTASLSSVSTLQTSFLSEAGQEPVSLPSNLTSSESNRYIEKIKQLENQVKAHETTNSKLKDMNIQWQLYDKQREKIIQNLKEKLDSKTRELSQLQRRNDPSSSLGFTPDQQEHVDSFYQRLRREADSHKSERDIARRALAEMSKKLDDAKKNVAEQCTKIAQLESEKLMQSAQTEELQAALIVATRSQFSQSSPVESETITSLREAARQYEVDLRNTSAENTRLHEEIQRLERQLRQNPPGVVQTIINP; from the exons ATGTCCAGCGGAGATTTATCTACAGAAAGTAATTTGAACAAAGCTTCTGGAAGTTCTTTGGAAGGTACTTCGGCATTTATTTCTAGAGAACCTCTTATTGAAGGGCCGACTTCTAGCTCTAATATACCACAAGATGCATCAGCTAGCAAGACCCACcctcctaaaaagtttaagtaTTCGAAGCAAACCAATGCCAAGCAGATTCTGGATGAAAGAGCAGAAAATGCTCTTGAAACTTTACGCCAGGTCTTGGAAGAACAATCCAACCTAATTAACGAACTAACAGCAAATATTGAGCATACTAAAAATTCTTTGTCGTCTAATAATGAGGACACTTCTCTAAACCATGAAGCCAAAATAGTGGAGCTTGAGGAAGAAATTGCACCATTGAAAGAGCAGATTCAAACTTATAGCagagaaacaaaagaaaaagacaAACAACTTATGGACCTTGctgaaaaatatgaaaacattcTTGCAAAATACATTAG TGAAAAAGAAGAAGCAGATAGACTGCGAAGCATTGGAAGTTCTGTTAATTCTACAACCGCCTCTCTATCTTCGGTATCCACCTTACAAACTTCGTTTTTATCTGAAGCTGGACAA GAACCAGTTAGCCTGCCCAGCAATTTGACGTCGTCAGAAAGCAATCGTTACATTGAAAAAATCAAGCAATTAGAAAACCAAGTGAAAGCCCATGAAACCACTAACAGCAAG TTAAAAGACATGAATATCCAATGGCAATTATACGACAAGCAAAGagaaaaaataatacaaaatctTAAAGAGAAACTGGACTCCAAAACAAGAGAATTGAGTCAGCTTCAAAGAAGAAATGACCCTTCAAGTTCTTTAGGGTTTACTCCCGACCAACAG GAACATGTGGATAGCTTCTATCAGAGACTTCGAAGGGAGGCAGACTCGCATAAGAGTGAACGCGATATCGCTCGAAGGGCTCTGGCAGAGATGAGCAAAAAGCTGGATGATGCTAAAAAGAACGTTGCTGAACAATGTACAAAAATTGCCCAACTGGAATCTGAAAAATTAATGCAGTCTGCACAAACAGAGGAACTGCAGGCGGCGCTGATAGTTGCCACACGCTCACAGTTTTCACAATCCAGCCCTGTTGAAAGTGAAACCATCACCAGTTTAAGGGAAGCC GCTCGTCAGTACGAAGTCGATTTAAGAAATACTTCAGCTGAAAATACAAGACTTCATGAAGAAATACAAAGATTAGAACGACAACTGCGACAAAAC CCTCCTGGTGTTGTGCAAACCATTATTAACCCATGA